A section of the Passer domesticus isolate bPasDom1 chromosome 17, bPasDom1.hap1, whole genome shotgun sequence genome encodes:
- the WSB2 gene encoding WD repeat and SOCS box-containing protein 2 isoform X1: protein MKPSGEEPVLLAELKPGRPQRYDWKSSCETWSVAFSPDGAWFAWSQGHCVVKLIPWPLGEAELSCKTSERKSRGGKAETWSRGAAKEKTLECGQIVWGLAFSAWPAAEDGDTDPACAVGLPCLVLATGLNDGQIKVWEVQTGHLLFSLLGHQDVVRDLSFAPNGSPILVSASRDKTLRVWDLSRDGRQVQVLSGHVQWVYCCSISPDCSMLCSAAGEKSALLWSMRSYTLIRRLEGHQSSVVSCDFSPDSALLVTASYDACVIMWDPYTGEQLRTLRHVPLHSTLDSSSEIHSSSLRSVCFSPEGLYLATVADDRLLRIWALELRSPVAFAPMTNGLCCMYFPHGGFIATGTRDGHVQFWTAPRVLSSLKHLCRKALRTFLTTYQVLALPIPRKLKEFLTYRTF from the exons ATGAAGCCGAGCGGAG AGGAGCCGGTGCTGCTGGCGGAGCTGAAGCCGGGCCGGCCCCAGCGCTACGATTGGAAATCCAGCTGCGAGACCTGGAGCGTCGCCTTCTCCCCCGACGGGGCCTGGTTCGCCTGGTCCCAGGGACACTGCGTGGTCAAGCTGATCCCGTGGCCTCTGGGGGAGGCCGAGCT cagctgcaaaaCCTCAGAGCGCAAGAGCCGGGGTGGCAAAGCAGAGACCTGGAGCCGTGGGGCAGCCAAGGAGAAGACTCTGGAGTGTGGGCAGATCGTGTGGGGCCTGGCCTTCAGTGCCTGGCCAGCAGCTGAGGATGGGGACACAgatcctgcctgtgctgtggggcTTCCCTGTCTGGTCCTGGCCACTGGGCTCAACGATGGGCAGATCAAGGTGTGGGAGGTGCAGACAG GGCACCTCCTCTTCAGCCTTTTGGGACACCAGGATGTTGTCAGGGACCTGAGCTTCGCTCCCAATGGAAGCCCCATCCTCGTGTCAGCCTCACGGGACAAGACCTTGCGTGTGTGGGACCTGAGCAGGGATG ggcgcCAGGTGCAGGTGCTGTCGGGCCACGTGCAGTGGGTCTACTGCTGCTCCATCTCTCCAGACTGCAGCATGCTCTGCTCCGCCGCTGGTGAGAAGTCG gcactgctgtggAGCATGAGATCCTACACCCTCATCCGGAGGCTGGAGGGCCACCAGAGCAGCGTGGTGTCCTGTGACTTCTCCCCGGACTCCGCGCTCCTTGTCACCGCTTCCTATGACGCCTGTGTCATCATGTGGGACCCCTACACTGGGGAGCAGCTCAGGACACTGCG CCATGTCCCGCTGCACTCCACGCTGGACTCCAGCAGTGAaatccacagcagctccctgcgCTCCGTCTGCTTCTCCCCCGAGGGGCTCTACCTGGCCACGGTGGCAGATGACAG GCTCCTGAGGATCTGGGCCTTGGAGCTGCGGTCTCCGGTGGCCTTTGCCCCCATGACCAACGGTCTGTGCTGCATGTACTTCCCACACGGAGGATTCATTGCCACAGG GACCAGGGATGGCCACGTCCAGTTCTGGACAGCCCCGAGGGTCCTCTCGTCGCTCAAGCACTTGTGCCGCAAAGCCCTGCGCACCTTCCTCACAACCTACCAGGTGCTGGCGCTGCCCATTCCCAGGAAGCTGAAGGAATTCCTCACTTACAGGACTTTTTAA
- the WSB2 gene encoding WD repeat and SOCS box-containing protein 2 isoform X2, whose protein sequence is MKPSGEEPVLLAELKPGRPQRYDWKSSCETWSVAFSPDGAWFAWSQGHCVVKLIPWPLGEAELCKTSERKSRGGKAETWSRGAAKEKTLECGQIVWGLAFSAWPAAEDGDTDPACAVGLPCLVLATGLNDGQIKVWEVQTGHLLFSLLGHQDVVRDLSFAPNGSPILVSASRDKTLRVWDLSRDGRQVQVLSGHVQWVYCCSISPDCSMLCSAAGEKSALLWSMRSYTLIRRLEGHQSSVVSCDFSPDSALLVTASYDACVIMWDPYTGEQLRTLRHVPLHSTLDSSSEIHSSSLRSVCFSPEGLYLATVADDRLLRIWALELRSPVAFAPMTNGLCCMYFPHGGFIATGTRDGHVQFWTAPRVLSSLKHLCRKALRTFLTTYQVLALPIPRKLKEFLTYRTF, encoded by the exons ATGAAGCCGAGCGGAG AGGAGCCGGTGCTGCTGGCGGAGCTGAAGCCGGGCCGGCCCCAGCGCTACGATTGGAAATCCAGCTGCGAGACCTGGAGCGTCGCCTTCTCCCCCGACGGGGCCTGGTTCGCCTGGTCCCAGGGACACTGCGTGGTCAAGCTGATCCCGTGGCCTCTGGGGGAGGCCGAGCT ctgcaaaaCCTCAGAGCGCAAGAGCCGGGGTGGCAAAGCAGAGACCTGGAGCCGTGGGGCAGCCAAGGAGAAGACTCTGGAGTGTGGGCAGATCGTGTGGGGCCTGGCCTTCAGTGCCTGGCCAGCAGCTGAGGATGGGGACACAgatcctgcctgtgctgtggggcTTCCCTGTCTGGTCCTGGCCACTGGGCTCAACGATGGGCAGATCAAGGTGTGGGAGGTGCAGACAG GGCACCTCCTCTTCAGCCTTTTGGGACACCAGGATGTTGTCAGGGACCTGAGCTTCGCTCCCAATGGAAGCCCCATCCTCGTGTCAGCCTCACGGGACAAGACCTTGCGTGTGTGGGACCTGAGCAGGGATG ggcgcCAGGTGCAGGTGCTGTCGGGCCACGTGCAGTGGGTCTACTGCTGCTCCATCTCTCCAGACTGCAGCATGCTCTGCTCCGCCGCTGGTGAGAAGTCG gcactgctgtggAGCATGAGATCCTACACCCTCATCCGGAGGCTGGAGGGCCACCAGAGCAGCGTGGTGTCCTGTGACTTCTCCCCGGACTCCGCGCTCCTTGTCACCGCTTCCTATGACGCCTGTGTCATCATGTGGGACCCCTACACTGGGGAGCAGCTCAGGACACTGCG CCATGTCCCGCTGCACTCCACGCTGGACTCCAGCAGTGAaatccacagcagctccctgcgCTCCGTCTGCTTCTCCCCCGAGGGGCTCTACCTGGCCACGGTGGCAGATGACAG GCTCCTGAGGATCTGGGCCTTGGAGCTGCGGTCTCCGGTGGCCTTTGCCCCCATGACCAACGGTCTGTGCTGCATGTACTTCCCACACGGAGGATTCATTGCCACAGG GACCAGGGATGGCCACGTCCAGTTCTGGACAGCCCCGAGGGTCCTCTCGTCGCTCAAGCACTTGTGCCGCAAAGCCCTGCGCACCTTCCTCACAACCTACCAGGTGCTGGCGCTGCCCATTCCCAGGAAGCTGAAGGAATTCCTCACTTACAGGACTTTTTAA